A region from the Gammaproteobacteria bacterium genome encodes:
- the fliE gene encoding flagellar hook-basal body complex protein FliE: MSTMGVEQVLAQMRTLAAQAKAEQAPAMDNAERVNFGDLLTKSVKAVNELQVTSTDLKTRFDQGDSSVSIIDITLASEKAKIAFTAMTEVRNKLVQAYHDVLNMPI; encoded by the coding sequence ATGAGTACTATGGGCGTTGAACAAGTGTTGGCACAAATGCGAACTCTGGCGGCACAGGCGAAGGCCGAGCAGGCGCCAGCGATGGATAATGCCGAGAGGGTGAATTTTGGCGATTTACTGACAAAATCGGTAAAGGCAGTCAATGAGCTGCAAGTAACATCGACAGATTTGAAGACGAGATTTGACCAGGGCGATTCTTCTGTGTCGATTATTGATATTACATTGGCTTCTGAGAAGGCAAAAATTGCCTTTACAGCAATGACCGAGGTTAGAAATAAGCTGGTCCAGGCGTACCATGATGTGTTGAATATGCCGATTTAA
- a CDS encoding sigma-54-dependent Fis family transcriptional regulator, which translates to MSLATVLVVEDDASLREALCDTLELAGYTVKGVSDGNSALKMVEEQSISMVVSDVHMRPVDGNALLQKLKQRDPNLPVVLMTAYGSVEKAVEAMRQGADDYLVKPFDAEVLVNMVSRYISNVEISSDIVAEDPRSIELLALAERVAASEATVIISGESGTGKEVVARHIHRCSNRHDQPFVAINCAAIPENMLEAVLFGYEKGAFTGAYQASTGKFEQAQGGTLLLDEISEMDLGLQAKLLRVIQEREVERLGGKKAIPLDVRILATTNRNLREEVTKGRFREDLFYRLNVFPIHVLPLRSRSHDIIPLSKFIVSRHWKKQGVSPRLTEAAANKLMTHSWPGNVRELDNVIQRAIILMAGCDIEAKYIHFEPDACIPEGVLVNDDPCQSKLLTDGVKDIERNIILDALREYENRKDVAEKLGISPRTLRYKLAKLRDQGIQIPGE; encoded by the coding sequence ATGAGTTTGGCAACGGTGTTGGTGGTTGAGGATGATGCTTCATTACGTGAAGCCCTCTGTGACACACTTGAGCTTGCAGGTTACACGGTGAAAGGCGTCTCTGATGGAAATTCAGCGCTGAAGATGGTCGAGGAACAATCGATTTCAATGGTAGTAAGTGATGTCCATATGAGGCCAGTAGATGGCAATGCATTGCTTCAGAAACTGAAACAAAGAGACCCTAATTTACCTGTTGTGCTCATGACCGCCTATGGCAGTGTCGAGAAGGCGGTTGAGGCGATGCGGCAGGGGGCGGATGATTATCTGGTCAAACCGTTTGATGCAGAAGTGTTGGTCAATATGGTTAGTCGTTATATCAGTAATGTCGAAATTAGTTCAGATATTGTGGCAGAAGACCCGCGCTCGATTGAGTTGCTGGCGCTTGCGGAGCGAGTGGCGGCGTCGGAGGCAACAGTGATTATTTCCGGTGAGAGTGGTACGGGTAAAGAGGTTGTTGCGCGCCACATTCATCGCTGTTCGAATCGCCATGACCAGCCATTTGTGGCTATTAATTGTGCCGCGATTCCGGAAAATATGCTGGAGGCCGTGCTCTTTGGTTATGAGAAAGGGGCATTTACCGGGGCGTATCAGGCCAGTACAGGCAAGTTTGAGCAGGCCCAGGGCGGGACCCTGCTGCTGGATGAAATATCTGAGATGGATCTCGGATTGCAGGCAAAGTTGTTGCGTGTCATTCAGGAGCGTGAGGTGGAGCGCCTGGGTGGAAAGAAAGCCATTCCGCTTGATGTGAGAATCCTTGCGACGACCAATCGAAATCTCAGAGAAGAAGTTACGAAGGGGCGATTCAGGGAAGATCTCTTTTATCGATTGAACGTATTTCCGATTCATGTGTTGCCATTAAGAAGTAGATCGCATGACATTATTCCATTGTCAAAGTTCATCGTATCCCGTCATTGGAAGAAACAAGGTGTTTCTCCAAGATTGACTGAGGCGGCGGCGAATAAGCTGATGACACACTCATGGCCAGGTAATGTGAGAGAGCTTGATAATGTTATTCAGCGGGCCATTATTCTAATGGCTGGATGTGATATCGAGGCCAAGTATATTCATTTCGAGCCAGACGCCTGCATTCCTGAAGGGGTGCTCGTGAATGATGACCCATGTCAATCTAAATTACTTACCGATGGAGTGAAAGATATTGAGAGAAATATCATTTTGGACGCACTTCGGGAATATGAAAACAGAAAGGATGTTGCCGAGAAACTGGGTATCAGTCCACGGACATTGAGATATAAACTGGCAAAACTGCGTGATCAGGGAATCCAGATCCCCGGGGAATAA
- a CDS encoding HAMP domain-containing histidine kinase, whose amino-acid sequence MADVKPTNLAHLEETFQTFNRLSEELASSYHALQTQVVDLQSKLSRAQDGHVKQFEETRRLANRLECLLEALPAGVVVLDGLGVVRESNPVAVELLGQPLAGESWRKVITRCFAPQFDDGHEVSLRDGRRVSIATSSLGREPGQIILLKDVTETRRLQDRLARLQQMSAMGHMAATLAHQIRTPVASALLYVSHLCSNNIPFEKSSAYALKIKAQLQHIESMVRDMLSITRGESENHDDEFPLSMLLEGLETTVISQIEDRGGVLKINNTAGSVVVNGNYHSLLGAFTNLIINAIAASNNSVEIIVTSKLSDDALQIEVSDKGEGIPDHVKNSLYEPFVTTKIQGTGLGLAVVKSVIDKHGGEIGFVTESGVGTTFIVKLPLVKGDDIKNEVNGFINTKNKSEVTA is encoded by the coding sequence ATGGCTGACGTAAAACCGACCAATTTGGCACATCTGGAAGAGACCTTTCAGACCTTTAACCGGCTCTCCGAAGAGTTGGCGAGTTCCTATCATGCGTTGCAAACCCAGGTAGTTGATCTTCAGAGCAAGTTGTCCAGGGCTCAGGATGGTCATGTTAAGCAATTCGAAGAAACGCGTCGCCTAGCCAATCGTCTGGAGTGTTTGTTGGAAGCGCTGCCCGCAGGTGTGGTGGTGCTCGATGGGTTAGGGGTTGTTCGCGAATCAAACCCGGTGGCGGTTGAATTGCTCGGTCAACCGCTTGCGGGAGAATCCTGGCGCAAGGTGATCACACGTTGTTTTGCGCCGCAATTTGACGATGGGCACGAGGTATCGTTGCGTGATGGCCGGCGCGTCAGTATTGCAACCAGTTCGCTCGGCAGGGAACCGGGTCAAATTATTCTGCTAAAGGATGTTACCGAAACTCGCCGCTTGCAGGATCGGTTGGCGCGGTTGCAACAAATGTCGGCGATGGGGCATATGGCGGCAACGCTGGCACATCAAATTAGAACTCCGGTCGCTTCTGCATTGCTCTACGTTTCCCATCTCTGCAGCAACAATATTCCATTTGAAAAATCGTCTGCGTATGCGCTCAAGATCAAGGCCCAGTTGCAACATATCGAAAGTATGGTGAGAGATATGCTAAGTATTACTCGCGGAGAGTCTGAGAATCATGACGATGAGTTCCCGCTTTCTATGCTGCTTGAAGGCTTGGAAACAACCGTAATATCTCAAATTGAAGATAGAGGCGGGGTGCTGAAGATTAATAATACTGCTGGATCAGTGGTGGTGAACGGTAATTATCATTCTTTACTGGGAGCATTTACCAACTTGATCATCAACGCGATTGCGGCTTCAAATAACAGCGTTGAGATTATCGTGACCAGTAAGTTAAGTGATGATGCTCTTCAGATTGAGGTCTCCGATAAGGGTGAAGGAATTCCCGATCACGTCAAAAACTCGCTCTATGAGCCATTTGTGACAACCAAGATTCAAGGAACGGGATTGGGTCTTGCCGTAGTTAAAAGTGTGATTGACAAGCATGGTGGGGAAATAGGGTTTGTGACTGAATCAGGAGTGGGGACGACATTTATTGTCAAGCTTCCTCTGGTTAAAGGCGATGATATTAAAAACGAAGTAAATGGATTTATAAATACAAAAAATAAAAGCGAGGTAACTGCATGA
- a CDS encoding PilZ domain-containing protein, whose product MSDSLSGVTCETHMALRWERAEGEGDAAFASMAALNEDRLRIINGIDEYQAESEEDMLEIAVQLQRLEFKVNLALDMLSELLLGRANVPQPMPVSLSLSRLSWQGNPLPGVGELLRVEVYLHRRYPFPIVLTGRVEKLIGDQVELLLDPQPESVRILLEKFIFRCHRRQIARLRQKI is encoded by the coding sequence ATGAGTGATTCTTTATCAGGCGTGACTTGCGAGACCCATATGGCTTTGCGTTGGGAGCGCGCAGAGGGGGAGGGAGATGCTGCGTTTGCCTCAATGGCTGCCCTTAATGAAGATCGCTTGCGAATCATTAATGGCATTGACGAGTACCAGGCCGAATCTGAAGAGGATATGCTTGAGATCGCAGTTCAGCTCCAACGCCTGGAGTTCAAGGTTAATCTGGCTCTCGATATGCTCAGTGAGCTATTGTTGGGGCGGGCCAATGTGCCGCAACCGATGCCGGTTTCGTTAAGCTTGTCACGCTTGAGTTGGCAGGGTAATCCGCTGCCTGGGGTGGGCGAGCTGCTGCGGGTCGAGGTGTATTTGCATCGGCGTTACCCCTTTCCCATCGTGCTGACGGGACGTGTCGAAAAACTCATTGGCGATCAGGTGGAGCTGTTGCTGGATCCGCAGCCGGAGTCGGTCAGGATTTTATTAGAAAAGTTTATTTTTCGCTGCCATCGTCGTCAGATTGCCCGCTTGCGTCAAAAAATCTAA
- a CDS encoding flagellar protein FliT, which yields MDVVPNTGSIQGSSEQALANALQISREMLELARTGEWPQVIALEERRGLLLQGILSSAHASLIRPAHLREKLEALVAYDEALMSLAREAQQEIISALEQLGKSRQGVSRYHENQMLE from the coding sequence GTGGACGTTGTTCCCAATACCGGATCCATTCAAGGTTCTTCTGAGCAAGCATTGGCTAATGCGCTGCAAATTTCCCGGGAAATGCTGGAGTTGGCGCGCACGGGGGAATGGCCTCAAGTCATCGCGCTTGAAGAGCGCCGGGGGCTATTGCTCCAGGGGATTTTGTCATCAGCTCATGCGTCTCTGATCCGCCCCGCACATCTACGAGAAAAGCTGGAGGCGCTGGTGGCGTATGATGAGGCGCTGATGTCCCTGGCGCGGGAGGCGCAGCAAGAAATCATATCGGCACTGGAACAGCTCGGAAAGTCACGCCAAGGAGTTAGCCGGTACCATGAGAATCAAATGTTGGAGTAG
- the fliS gene encoding flagellar export chaperone FliS: MNYSSNLNGVLNEYKNIGTHSDATSATPHRLIQMLLEGALEKINLAKGYMQRGEIALKGSHVSWAISIIDGLRMSLDKEAGGEIATNLDALYNYMGRRLAEANLKNDTAMLDEVAGLLKEIKAGWDAIPQILAKEKQLVP, from the coding sequence ATGAATTATTCTTCCAATCTAAACGGTGTGCTGAATGAGTACAAAAATATCGGGACTCATTCTGACGCTACATCGGCAACGCCGCATCGTCTGATTCAGATGTTGCTTGAAGGAGCTTTGGAGAAAATCAATCTTGCCAAGGGCTATATGCAGCGTGGTGAAATTGCGCTTAAAGGCAGTCATGTTTCGTGGGCGATTTCAATTATCGATGGTTTGCGGATGAGTTTGGATAAAGAGGCCGGGGGGGAAATCGCCACCAATCTGGATGCACTTTATAATTATATGGGGCGGCGTTTGGCGGAGGCGAATCTGAAAAACGACACGGCTATGCTGGATGAAGTGGCTGGGCTGTTGAAGGAAATCAAAGCAGGTTGGGATGCCATTCCTCAGATATTGGCTAAAGAAAAACAATTGGTGCCTTAG
- the fliD gene encoding flagellar filament capping protein FliD: MALSVGGVGSGLDVNSIVTQLMTLERKPLTLLQKQEKSLNTELSAYGKLKSALSTFQTAVTNLSTSSGFAKFSATSADTTKFTATADSTAVAATYNVRVVQLAQAHKVSATGVYAAQQGSFNITSGTNTFGVTIDATNNSLTGIRDAINNAAGNTSVSASIINDVTGNKLVLTAKSTGAASAISAVDTAGAVAATLSFATVTNFAAQDAQITVDGFTVNSASNTVTGAITGVTLTLNQTDTVAKTLTVGRDVATIKGDIQKFIDAYNGVINTIRDLGGKTGTLSGDSGLLTVERGIRDVLNTAATGLSFSYLSDIGISTQKDGTLSINSAKLDTQLGTDFNGVVNLFSNATQGFAARFKSKVSDWTVANGMIAGREDGINARISSVKDRQTALEYRLTLIEQRYKKQFTALDSLVSSLQNTSNSLAQQLANLPKR, translated from the coding sequence TGAGCGCCTATGGCAAGCTGAAAAGCGCATTATCGACATTCCAAACGGCTGTAACTAACCTGAGTACTAGCAGTGGGTTCGCCAAATTCTCGGCAACTTCTGCAGATACTACCAAATTTACCGCTACAGCCGATTCCACGGCAGTGGCTGCGACATACAATGTCAGAGTTGTTCAATTGGCACAGGCCCACAAGGTGTCGGCGACGGGCGTGTATGCCGCCCAGCAGGGTTCATTCAATATCACCTCGGGTACCAATACGTTTGGCGTCACTATTGACGCTACTAATAATTCGCTAACGGGTATTCGGGATGCGATCAATAACGCCGCAGGTAATACTAGTGTTTCTGCGTCGATTATCAATGATGTGACCGGGAATAAATTGGTGCTCACGGCAAAGAGTACTGGAGCAGCAAGCGCAATTTCCGCAGTCGATACGGCGGGAGCGGTTGCGGCAACATTGAGCTTTGCCACAGTGACAAACTTTGCCGCCCAGGATGCCCAGATTACCGTTGATGGTTTCACGGTGAATAGCGCTTCCAATACCGTGACCGGAGCGATTACAGGGGTCACCTTGACGCTTAATCAAACAGACACTGTAGCAAAAACTCTAACTGTTGGTCGTGATGTCGCCACAATTAAGGGGGATATACAGAAATTTATTGATGCCTATAATGGCGTTATCAATACCATACGTGATCTTGGCGGAAAAACCGGGACTCTGAGCGGTGACAGTGGTCTGCTCACCGTAGAGCGAGGAATTCGCGATGTGCTCAATACTGCGGCTACCGGCTTGTCTTTTAGCTATTTATCGGATATAGGAATTTCGACGCAGAAGGATGGCACATTGTCAATAAATTCTGCCAAACTCGATACCCAGTTGGGTACCGATTTTAATGGTGTGGTAAACCTGTTCTCCAATGCGACACAAGGATTCGCTGCACGTTTTAAATCCAAGGTAAGCGATTGGACAGTGGCCAATGGGATGATTGCAGGACGCGAGGATGGGATTAATGCCCGAATTAGCAGTGTTAAGGACCGGCAGACCGCACTTGAGTATCGATTGACGCTTATTGAGCAGCGCTATAAAAAACAATTTACAGCGTTGGATTCTTTAGTATCAAGTTTGCAAAATACGAGCAACTCATTGGCCCAGCAGTTGGCAAATCTGCCGAAGAGATAA